A stretch of Amycolatopsis balhimycina FH 1894 DNA encodes these proteins:
- a CDS encoding RiPP maturation radical SAM C-methyltransferase, whose amino-acid sequence MSDAERHAAWPTVIVSMPFMDVDRPSIQLGLLKAIGEVHGFPVRTLYANLDLAAQIGAGYYHVLAEHRGRLLGDWLFSVEAFGDSAPDHDAQFTAEFADELTCLAGSPEAARSQLLRTRDHDVPLFLDNLMSAFPWHEVRIVGFSSTFQQNTASFAMARRIKARYPDIVTVFGGANFDDEMGLEWVRSVECIDLAVIGEGDRAFPGLLSALASGSDPADVPGVALRVGDRVVATPPAPPPANLDDLPAPDYDEYFEQAEGLGLLPRSGHRNVWIPFESARGCWWGAKHHCTFCGLNGTAMRFRAKSPQRVLDEFARQARRYRSFRFQAVDNILDLSYLTTLFPTIAENGMDYEIFYEAKANLTRAQLGLLARGGVTVLQPGLESLSSNVLRLMDKGVRAAQNINLLRWAQYYGIHVAWNILWGFPGETARDYAEQAAVVPHLTHLRPPSNADRIWLERFSPLYSQPDRFRLRHRTPESSYRYVYPETVDLARTAYFFEYELDDVLPDSAYEGLRQAVANWSQAWKAADPPVLTYWSSPGFLQIYDSRHKGREGTYTFHDTLADIYLACSERPTTASAVRDALQLDMSVTAVHQALEQFHERGLVFLDDTLALALALPAVAGR is encoded by the coding sequence ATGTCCGACGCGGAGCGGCATGCCGCATGGCCAACGGTCATCGTGTCGATGCCGTTCATGGACGTCGACCGGCCGTCGATCCAGTTGGGACTACTCAAGGCGATCGGGGAAGTGCACGGCTTCCCGGTGCGCACGTTGTACGCAAACCTGGATCTCGCCGCCCAGATCGGTGCCGGCTACTACCATGTCCTCGCCGAGCACCGAGGCCGCCTCCTCGGCGACTGGCTGTTCTCCGTCGAAGCCTTCGGCGACTCCGCGCCCGATCACGACGCGCAGTTCACAGCGGAGTTCGCCGACGAGCTCACCTGCCTGGCCGGATCGCCCGAGGCGGCACGGAGTCAGCTCCTGCGCACCCGCGACCATGATGTACCCCTTTTTCTCGACAACCTCATGTCCGCTTTTCCGTGGCATGAAGTGCGAATAGTGGGTTTCAGTTCGACATTTCAACAGAACACTGCCTCGTTTGCCATGGCGCGCCGCATCAAGGCGCGATACCCGGATATTGTGACGGTATTCGGCGGGGCGAATTTCGACGATGAGATGGGTCTCGAGTGGGTGCGGTCGGTCGAGTGCATCGACTTGGCTGTCATCGGCGAGGGCGACCGGGCGTTTCCCGGCCTGCTGTCCGCACTGGCGTCGGGATCCGACCCCGCCGACGTTCCCGGGGTCGCGCTCCGGGTCGGTGATCGAGTGGTCGCAACACCTCCGGCGCCGCCGCCGGCCAACCTCGATGACCTGCCGGCACCGGACTACGACGAATACTTCGAACAGGCGGAAGGCCTGGGTCTGCTGCCCCGGTCCGGGCACCGCAACGTCTGGATTCCGTTCGAAAGTGCTCGGGGCTGCTGGTGGGGCGCCAAACACCACTGCACATTCTGTGGACTCAACGGGACGGCGATGCGGTTCCGTGCCAAGTCGCCGCAACGGGTGCTCGACGAGTTCGCGCGACAGGCCAGGCGCTATCGCAGCTTCCGCTTCCAGGCCGTCGACAACATCCTCGACCTGAGTTACCTGACGACGCTGTTTCCCACAATCGCCGAAAACGGCATGGACTACGAGATCTTTTACGAAGCCAAGGCCAACCTCACCAGAGCGCAGCTCGGACTCCTGGCGCGCGGCGGTGTGACCGTCCTCCAGCCCGGCCTGGAGTCGCTCAGCTCCAACGTGCTACGCCTCATGGACAAGGGAGTGCGGGCGGCGCAGAACATCAACCTGCTCCGCTGGGCGCAGTACTACGGCATCCACGTGGCGTGGAACATCTTGTGGGGATTCCCGGGCGAGACCGCACGCGACTACGCCGAACAAGCTGCTGTCGTGCCCCATTTGACCCACCTGCGTCCCCCGTCGAACGCGGACCGGATATGGTTGGAACGATTCAGCCCGCTGTACAGCCAACCGGACCGGTTCCGCCTGCGGCACCGGACACCGGAAAGCAGCTACCGATATGTGTACCCGGAAACCGTCGACCTCGCACGAACCGCCTACTTCTTCGAGTACGAACTGGACGACGTTCTACCCGACAGTGCGTACGAAGGGCTGCGTCAGGCCGTCGCCAACTGGTCCCAAGCGTGGAAAGCAGCCGACCCACCAGTGCTCACCTACTGGTCGAGCCCCGGCTTTCTGCAGATCTACGACAGCAGGCACAAGGGCCGCGAAGGAACCTACACTTTCCACGACACGCTCGCCGACATCTACCTCGCGTGCAGCGAACGCCCAACGACCGCGTCCGCTGTGCGTGACGCGCTCCAGCTGGACATGTCGGTTACAGCCGTCCACCAGGCGCTGGAGCAGTTCCACGAACGCGGACTCGTGTTCCTCGACGACACCTTGGCTTTGGCTCTGGCATTGCCCGCGGTAGCCGGGCGATAG
- a CDS encoding integrase core domain-containing protein gives MFFVLEVGSRYVHVLGTTTNPDGRWTTQQIRNLVVELGDRVDEFRFLIRDRAGQFAASFDPVLADVGIETIRIPPRCPRANGYAERFVLTARTELTDRMLMLNERHLRAALAEYVRHYNGQRPHRSRQLRPPRPTYPVADLNTQRFKRQRLLGGLINEYERAA, from the coding sequence GTGTTCTTCGTTCTGGAGGTCGGCAGCCGCTACGTCCACGTCCTGGGCACGACCACGAACCCGGACGGTAGATGGACCACCCAGCAAATCCGCAACCTCGTGGTGGAGCTCGGCGATCGAGTCGACGAGTTCAGATTTCTCATCCGCGACCGGGCCGGCCAGTTCGCGGCGTCCTTCGATCCCGTCCTGGCCGACGTGGGCATCGAAACGATAAGGATTCCGCCACGCTGCCCACGGGCGAACGGCTACGCCGAGCGATTCGTGCTGACAGCCAGAACCGAACTCACCGATCGTATGTTGATGCTCAACGAGCGGCATCTGCGGGCCGCGCTCGCCGAGTACGTCCGGCACTACAACGGTCAACGGCCGCACCGTTCTCGCCAGCTTCGCCCACCCCGTCCCACCTACCCCGTGGCAGACCTCAACACTCAGCGGTTCAAGCGGCAGCGGCTTCTTGGAGGCCTGATCAACGAATACGAACGAGCCGCGTAA